In one Cloacibacillus porcorum genomic region, the following are encoded:
- a CDS encoding diguanylate cyclase domain-containing protein: protein MRNKLLIISPLEDERAAIKEILSPDKWTALEAANSGEALSVVKSEGEGVTAVIFAVAADEIDFFTFAKDAARYAASAKIPAMVIADKDSVELKLMAFDFGICDVMIKPIAADILRQRIKNITDASRSREALGNIIRLQKREFHRYKQPILDGLRSMMEYNNLESGRHIKRMQLFTQTLLEEVVRRYPEYGIDDNHILMIAEAASLHDIGKSAVPETILNKPGPLTAQEFDIMKTHAQQGYEILENLNKNAENCDRLFMRYAMDICLYHHERWDGRGYPKGLTGDTIPIHAQTVGLVDCYDALTNDRIYRKAISHGDACTMIIDGKCGAFSPRLLACFKNVKNTFLELSEAYSDNPSAASTAEPPVYGLRPAVKREMAQEAKLFDDRGCDNGAASNFIGVNRYLDDANLTLIYTGCGFFDLFKYTKEEIASRFHNHYLEMIYPPDRQRLLSSFKKYVAADSPFELVYRVMAKGGTLVWVLDKTVSLVDGDGVRYYSSLLIDITKIKEREEILLRSLERYKIIIDQSNDIIFEWDIMSDEFFISPNWYKKYDYQPAGSGVKIKENPCVHPDDVQAVRRILDAMSTGTAYMEEELRIADNLGNYHWGRVRATALFDEMGNPFRVIGVIMDIDSDRRQTYELRIKAERDSLTKLYNKNTGREQVERHLQTMVPGDMGAMFIIDVDNFKHINDSYGHMFGDAVLSKLAENISSIFRSSDVVSRIGGDEFMVFMPHIPNAATAYSHAEQILNAFGGILHENMYSRNLSCSIGVAIATSEENDFQSLFSHADQALYQAKRCGKNNYVAYGERTEAVPQMEDSGASSRTSGSSIESENQLGVNPSEMLRLTFDTLRERGGFDSALNLILNIIGKMFNVSRAYIFESTEDGLYVNNTYEWCNDGIEPQITLLVNIPILDFGGDYRKNFNEEGIFYCPNLEDCSEELQELLGAQGILSTLQVSITEEGKFKGFVGFDDCVIHRLWTQDQINALVFIARLISEIICERRGSGQ, encoded by the coding sequence ATGAGAAATAAGCTCCTCATTATCAGCCCTCTCGAAGATGAAAGAGCCGCTATAAAAGAAATACTCTCCCCGGATAAATGGACGGCGCTTGAAGCGGCGAACAGCGGCGAGGCGCTCTCTGTCGTTAAATCGGAGGGTGAGGGCGTTACCGCGGTAATTTTCGCGGTGGCCGCAGACGAAATAGATTTTTTCACCTTTGCAAAAGACGCCGCCCGATACGCGGCTTCCGCAAAGATACCGGCAATGGTCATAGCAGACAAAGATTCTGTCGAACTCAAGCTCATGGCCTTCGATTTCGGCATCTGCGATGTGATGATAAAACCGATTGCCGCCGATATTCTCCGGCAGCGGATAAAAAATATTACCGACGCCAGCAGGAGCAGGGAGGCTTTAGGCAACATAATCAGGCTGCAAAAAAGGGAATTTCATCGGTACAAACAGCCTATTTTGGATGGTCTGAGATCTATGATGGAATATAACAACCTTGAATCTGGACGGCACATAAAGCGCATGCAGCTCTTTACCCAGACGCTCCTTGAGGAGGTCGTGAGGCGTTACCCCGAATACGGTATCGACGACAACCATATTCTCATGATCGCGGAGGCCGCTTCACTGCATGACATCGGCAAGTCCGCCGTCCCCGAGACGATCTTAAACAAGCCGGGCCCGCTGACGGCACAGGAATTCGATATCATGAAGACCCATGCGCAGCAGGGATATGAAATACTTGAGAACCTTAACAAAAACGCGGAAAACTGCGACCGCCTATTCATGCGCTATGCCATGGATATCTGCCTCTATCATCACGAGCGCTGGGATGGCAGGGGATATCCCAAAGGGCTGACGGGCGACACTATCCCCATACACGCCCAGACGGTCGGGCTGGTAGATTGTTACGACGCGCTGACAAACGACAGGATTTACCGAAAAGCCATATCTCATGGCGACGCCTGTACCATGATAATCGATGGAAAATGCGGTGCGTTCTCACCGCGTCTGCTGGCCTGTTTCAAGAATGTGAAAAACACATTCTTGGAATTATCCGAAGCTTACTCCGATAATCCGTCAGCCGCTTCGACGGCGGAACCGCCAGTATACGGCCTACGGCCGGCGGTAAAACGTGAAATGGCTCAGGAGGCCAAACTATTTGACGACCGCGGCTGCGATAACGGCGCCGCTTCAAATTTCATCGGGGTCAACAGATATCTTGACGATGCCAATCTGACGCTGATATACACCGGCTGCGGCTTTTTCGATTTGTTCAAATATACTAAAGAGGAGATCGCATCAAGGTTCCATAACCACTATTTGGAGATGATCTACCCGCCGGACAGGCAGCGGCTGCTTTCGTCGTTTAAAAAATACGTCGCCGCCGATTCTCCCTTTGAACTCGTATACAGGGTCATGGCCAAGGGCGGGACGCTCGTCTGGGTGCTCGATAAGACGGTCAGCCTTGTCGACGGCGACGGCGTAAGATACTACAGCAGCCTCCTCATCGATATCACGAAGATAAAAGAGAGAGAGGAGATACTGCTGCGCTCTCTGGAAAGGTACAAAATAATTATCGACCAGAGCAACGACATAATTTTTGAATGGGACATAATGAGCGACGAATTCTTTATCTCGCCCAACTGGTACAAAAAATATGATTATCAACCTGCCGGCAGCGGCGTTAAAATAAAAGAGAACCCTTGCGTACATCCAGACGACGTACAGGCCGTCAGGCGCATACTCGACGCTATGTCTACCGGCACGGCCTACATGGAGGAGGAGCTTCGCATCGCCGATAATTTAGGCAATTACCACTGGGGAAGGGTAAGGGCGACGGCGTTGTTCGATGAGATGGGAAACCCCTTCAGAGTCATCGGCGTAATAATGGACATAGACAGCGACAGGCGTCAGACCTACGAGCTGAGGATAAAGGCCGAGAGAGATTCCCTGACAAAGCTATACAACAAGAATACGGGACGCGAACAGGTAGAACGCCACCTTCAGACGATGGTGCCTGGCGACATGGGGGCAATGTTCATCATTGACGTTGATAATTTCAAACACATAAACGATAGCTACGGACACATGTTCGGGGACGCGGTGCTGAGTAAACTGGCGGAGAATATCAGCTCCATATTCCGCTCCAGCGACGTCGTATCCAGGATCGGCGGCGACGAATTTATGGTATTTATGCCCCACATTCCTAACGCGGCGACGGCTTACTCGCACGCAGAGCAGATACTCAACGCCTTCGGCGGCATACTCCACGAGAATATGTACAGCCGCAACCTCTCCTGCAGCATCGGCGTCGCCATCGCCACATCTGAAGAGAATGATTTTCAGTCTCTCTTCAGCCACGCCGACCAGGCGCTCTACCAGGCAAAACGCTGTGGAAAGAATAATTATGTGGCATACGGCGAAAGGACGGAAGCAGTGCCCCAAATGGAGGACTCCGGCGCCTCCTCTCGTACATCAGGCAGCAGCATAGAATCTGAAAACCAGCTTGGCGTCAATCCCTCCGAAATGCTGCGTCTGACCTTCGACACGCTGCGCGAGCGCGGCGGTTTTGACTCGGCTCTGAATCTCATCCTCAATATAATCGGCAAAATGTTCAACGTCAGCCGCGCCTATATATTTGAGTCCACCGAAGACGGCCTCTATGTCAATAATACGTACGAATGGTGCAACGATGGAATTGAGCCTCAGATAACCCTGCTGGTTAACATACCTATTCTGGACTTTGGCGGGGACTACAGAAAAAATTTCAATGAAGAAGGAATTTTTTACTGCCCTAATCTTGAAGACTGTTCAGAAGAACTCCAGGAACTTCTTGGCGCCCAGGGAATATTGTCGACGCTGCAGGTCTCGATCACGGAAGAGGGGAAATTTAAGGGCTTTGTCGGCTTCGACGACTGCGTCATCCACAGACTGTGGACCCAGGATCAGATCAACGCGCTGGTCTTCATCGCAAGACTGATTTCAGAAATAATATGCGAAAGGCGCGGCAGCGGCCAATAG
- the rbr gene encoding rubrerythrin, translating into MELKGSKTEKNLWEAFAGESMARNKYTYFASAAKKAGYEQIAAIFQETADNEKEHAKLHFKALSGIGDTLANLLAAAAGENGEWTEMYPRMAKEAHEEGFEELATMFENIAKVEAVHEKRYRELAKNVEDGTVFAKGGKLFWKCRNCGAVFELDKAPEKCPVCQHPQAYFEIEARNW; encoded by the coding sequence TTGGAACTTAAGGGAAGCAAGACAGAGAAAAACCTTTGGGAGGCCTTTGCCGGAGAATCAATGGCGCGCAACAAGTACACCTATTTTGCCTCCGCCGCGAAAAAGGCAGGATATGAGCAGATAGCGGCGATTTTCCAGGAGACGGCTGACAACGAGAAGGAGCACGCGAAGCTCCATTTCAAGGCCCTTTCCGGTATCGGCGACACGCTTGCCAACCTCCTTGCCGCCGCGGCAGGTGAAAACGGCGAGTGGACCGAGATGTATCCGCGCATGGCGAAAGAGGCGCACGAGGAGGGCTTCGAGGAGCTTGCCACGATGTTCGAGAACATTGCCAAGGTCGAGGCCGTACACGAGAAGCGTTACCGTGAACTCGCGAAAAATGTTGAGGACGGAACCGTATTCGCTAAAGGCGGCAAGCTCTTCTGGAAGTGCCGCAACTGCGGCGCGGTCTTTGAACTCGACAAGGCCCCCGAGAAGTGCCCTGTGTGCCAGCATCCGCAGGCATATTTCGAGATCGAGGCGAGAAACTGGTAG
- a CDS encoding helix-turn-helix domain-containing protein, with protein sequence MRKRKTEERIKSIEMHKQGIPRRRIAEELGVSPDSVKTWISLFIPLPTQS encoded by the coding sequence ATGCGTAAACGTAAAACAGAAGAAAGAATAAAATCAATTGAGATGCACAAACAGGGAATTCCACGAAGGCGGATTGCTGAAGAACTTGGTGTTAGTCCTGATTCTGTTAAAACATGGATATCTTTATTTATCCCTTTACCCACTCAAAGCTGA
- a CDS encoding response regulator: MNGMAGNKKILIVDDQEINRIILKNILVRESFEILEAGDGADALEQLAVHGEAIALLLLDIVMSPVDGYEVMKKMASEGLIGKIPVVVITADETQECQNRVCVMGAAKFIHKPFSPAEVRAIVDGILRDGADDGL, translated from the coding sequence ATGAATGGTATGGCCGGGAATAAAAAAATTCTTATCGTCGACGATCAGGAGATTAACCGTATTATTCTGAAAAATATTCTCGTACGCGAGAGTTTTGAAATCCTTGAGGCCGGTGACGGCGCAGATGCGCTTGAACAGCTCGCTGTACACGGTGAGGCGATAGCCCTACTGCTGCTTGACATCGTCATGTCGCCTGTTGACGGATACGAGGTCATGAAAAAGATGGCCTCGGAGGGACTCATCGGCAAAATCCCCGTGGTCGTCATCACCGCGGACGAAACGCAGGAATGCCAAAATCGTGTCTGTGTGATGGGCGCGGCGAAATTTATCCATAAACCGTTTTCACCTGCAGAGGTAAGAGCGATTGTGGACGGGATACTTCGGGACGGGGCAGACGACGGTCTGTAA
- a CDS encoding rhodanese-like domain-containing protein encodes MKKFASLLTVILAAVVMMGATQAAKAEAAAYPLKKISPQEVAVLLETQRPIAIIDVRSLPDFKAGHIPTAESLPFELMMDAMTHTMIPDVNKVIVVYGANDKMSKEAGQKLCDFGYKNVYYMPTFTEWVGEIVVIGPAK; translated from the coding sequence ATGAAAAAGTTTGCATCACTATTAACGGTTATTTTAGCGGCTGTCGTTATGATGGGAGCCACCCAGGCGGCTAAGGCGGAGGCGGCGGCGTACCCGCTGAAGAAGATCTCTCCGCAGGAGGTCGCGGTGCTTCTTGAGACGCAGCGTCCGATAGCGATCATCGACGTCCGCAGCCTTCCCGACTTTAAGGCCGGTCACATTCCCACGGCGGAGTCGCTTCCCTTTGAATTGATGATGGATGCCATGACGCATACAATGATCCCCGACGTGAATAAGGTCATCGTGGTCTACGGCGCGAACGACAAGATGAGCAAAGAGGCCGGACAGAAGCTCTGCGATTTTGGCTACAAGAACGTTTACTACATGCCCACCTTCACGGAATGGGTTGGCGAGATAGTGGTCATCGGACCGGCGAAGTAA
- a CDS encoding PhzF family isomerase, producing MKTYRLYQIDSFTRERFHGNPAGVVPNADGLTEEQMQRIAREMNNSETAFIFSSASPDYDVEVRFFTPTTEVPLCGHATVAAHYVRAIEGVAVSGQVLQKTKAGILPVDIIREDSDYSIIMTQGTPEVGTPFEPSIVKRIAAALGLKENEIREDCPVAVASAGHPKIMVGIKSESRLHELKPDMGELAVISADVGCGGYYVFTLNPEDDVLVHGRMFAPAIGISEDPVTGNANGPLGIYLVHFGICRTLQSEDELSFSIRQGEAIKRDGGMRVNVKITEGRPTLVRITGEAVVAFKTEIEL from the coding sequence ATGAAGACGTACAGACTTTATCAGATAGATTCATTTACGAGGGAGAGATTCCACGGAAATCCGGCCGGCGTCGTACCTAACGCCGACGGCCTTACGGAGGAACAGATGCAGAGGATCGCGCGTGAAATGAACAATTCCGAAACGGCGTTTATTTTTTCCTCCGCCTCGCCGGACTACGATGTGGAGGTGCGCTTCTTTACGCCGACAACAGAGGTGCCGCTCTGCGGACATGCGACGGTCGCGGCGCATTATGTGCGAGCGATCGAGGGAGTCGCGGTCTCCGGCCAAGTGCTGCAAAAGACGAAGGCGGGCATTTTACCCGTGGATATCATACGGGAGGATAGCGATTACTCCATCATTATGACCCAGGGAACGCCGGAGGTTGGCACACCTTTTGAGCCGTCTATTGTGAAAAGAATAGCCGCGGCGCTCGGTTTAAAGGAAAACGAGATAAGGGAGGACTGTCCAGTCGCCGTCGCCTCGGCGGGCCATCCCAAAATCATGGTCGGAATAAAATCTGAATCCAGGCTGCACGAACTTAAACCTGACATGGGGGAGCTTGCCGTAATCAGCGCCGATGTCGGATGCGGCGGTTATTATGTTTTTACATTGAATCCAGAGGACGACGTGCTGGTTCACGGACGTATGTTCGCGCCCGCCATCGGTATCTCAGAGGACCCGGTCACGGGCAACGCCAATGGCCCTCTGGGAATTTACCTTGTACACTTCGGCATCTGCAGGACTCTGCAGTCGGAAGACGAACTCTCCTTTTCCATCCGGCAGGGAGAGGCGATCAAACGTGACGGAGGCATGAGGGTGAATGTGAAAATTACCGAAGGACGTCCCACCTTGGTAAGGATCACGGGCGAGGCGGTCGTTGCCTTTAAAACAGAGATCGAGCTGTAG
- a CDS encoding sensor domain-containing protein — translation MDYNRYASIIIEQQDTICYICDIDTYELMYVSPAGRRIVGAVSDAGWLGHKCYKLIQGRDAPCPFCTNSKLRQGEKYCWEFFNPNLQRYVALEDTLVDIDGKLCRLEMATDITDQKMAIHELKNQLTAEEALVHCIQTLTLESDMKLAIDRLLENICKFYAGSRAYIFEYEFENKIIKNTYEWCAEGVSHEIENLQNITIEYIAGWNRMFAERGEFFITSLSGDLDHNSEEYRILDAQGIKSLIAAPLLKDEKIIGFLGVDDPTVNTEDKTLLRSVTCFALADIEKRRLLKQLEYMSYNDALTGLQNRNKYIDVLQSYNERQPERLGILFLDLNGMKAANDSYGHAYGDYLLSHAAEILRRNMGDNSFRIGGDEFVSLCENISKEEFEKRVDSLRCEVREDKDCSAAVGFVWKSGDFSFNEGISYAERLMYSEKQDYYRHILDHGREHRIGVSGQVWEEIDNGRFVVHLQPVVELESGMIVGAEALVRKVGTEGRLIAPDKFISQYEVEGVIWHVDFYVFETVCSMLNRWLKAGISLKVSVNFSRYTLIKPSLVHDLLSICERHGVSPKMLNIEVTESVSQVDRDQLAKIVDDLKSAGFFIVLDDFGTKYSNLSILSAVDFDWVKLDKSLVADIEYNIRSRMVVKETLRMCGDFNGTKLLAEGIETEGQLKLLNGYRCDYGQGFYFSKPLPIEDFEELYREGSFLPRMDSGAQPAGYLKN, via the coding sequence TTGGATTACAATAGGTACGCCTCAATAATCATTGAACAGCAGGATACTATCTGCTATATCTGCGATATAGATACGTATGAGCTGATGTACGTCAGCCCCGCCGGCCGCAGGATCGTTGGTGCGGTTTCAGATGCCGGCTGGCTGGGGCATAAATGCTATAAGCTCATTCAGGGAAGAGACGCACCCTGCCCATTCTGTACAAATTCAAAGCTGCGGCAGGGGGAAAAATACTGCTGGGAGTTTTTTAACCCCAATCTCCAACGATATGTGGCCTTAGAGGATACGCTCGTGGATATCGACGGCAAGCTTTGCCGGCTGGAGATGGCGACGGATATTACGGACCAAAAGATGGCCATTCATGAGCTTAAAAACCAGCTGACAGCTGAGGAGGCGTTGGTACACTGCATCCAGACGCTGACGCTCGAAAGCGATATGAAGCTCGCGATAGACAGGCTGTTGGAGAATATCTGTAAATTTTACGCCGGTTCCCGCGCCTATATCTTTGAATATGAATTTGAAAATAAGATAATCAAAAATACCTACGAATGGTGCGCCGAGGGCGTCAGTCACGAGATCGAGAACCTTCAGAATATCACCATCGAGTATATCGCAGGCTGGAACAGGATGTTTGCGGAGAGAGGGGAATTTTTCATCACCTCGTTAAGTGGGGACCTGGACCACAATTCCGAGGAGTACCGTATTCTCGACGCGCAGGGCATCAAGAGCCTGATCGCGGCGCCTCTGCTGAAAGATGAAAAGATAATCGGCTTTCTGGGTGTGGACGACCCCACCGTAAATACGGAAGATAAAACCCTTCTGCGTTCCGTCACCTGTTTCGCACTCGCGGATATTGAGAAGCGGCGTCTGCTCAAGCAGCTGGAATATATGAGTTATAACGACGCGCTCACCGGCCTGCAAAACCGTAATAAGTACATCGACGTCCTGCAAAGCTACAATGAACGGCAGCCAGAGAGACTGGGGATTTTATTTTTAGACCTCAACGGCATGAAAGCGGCGAACGACTCCTACGGGCACGCCTACGGTGATTATCTGCTCTCACACGCCGCCGAGATACTTCGCAGGAATATGGGGGATAACTCGTTCCGCATCGGCGGCGACGAGTTTGTGTCACTCTGTGAGAATATCTCCAAAGAAGAATTTGAGAAGAGGGTCGATTCTCTGAGGTGTGAGGTCCGCGAGGATAAAGACTGCAGCGCCGCCGTTGGTTTTGTCTGGAAGAGCGGAGATTTCTCCTTCAACGAAGGTATCAGCTACGCGGAAAGGCTGATGTATTCTGAAAAACAGGATTATTACAGACATATTCTCGACCACGGCAGGGAGCATCGAATCGGGGTTTCCGGACAAGTCTGGGAAGAGATAGACAACGGCCGCTTTGTCGTCCATCTGCAGCCTGTCGTCGAGCTGGAGAGCGGAATGATAGTCGGAGCGGAGGCGCTGGTACGTAAGGTGGGTACGGAGGGGCGGCTGATCGCTCCCGATAAGTTCATCTCCCAGTATGAGGTTGAAGGCGTGATCTGGCACGTGGATTTCTATGTATTTGAGACGGTCTGTTCAATGCTTAACCGCTGGCTTAAAGCTGGGATATCATTAAAGGTGTCCGTCAATTTTTCCAGATATACCCTTATAAAGCCGAGTCTGGTGCACGATCTCCTGTCTATCTGCGAAAGGCACGGCGTCTCGCCAAAAATGCTGAATATCGAGGTAACCGAAAGCGTCAGCCAGGTGGACCGGGATCAGTTGGCGAAGATAGTGGACGACCTCAAGAGTGCGGGGTTTTTCATCGTCCTTGATGACTTTGGCACGAAATATTCCAACCTCTCCATCCTAAGTGCCGTGGACTTCGACTGGGTCAAACTTGATAAGTCGCTGGTGGCTGATATAGAATACAATATAAGAAGCCGCATGGTCGTAAAAGAGACGCTCAGAATGTGCGGAGATTTTAATGGTACGAAGCTGCTGGCCGAGGGTATCGAAACGGAGGGACAGCTGAAGCTGCTCAACGGCTACCGATGTGATTACGGTCAGGGGTTTTATTTTTCTAAACCGCTCCCGATAGAGGACTTTGAAGAGTTGTATCGCGAGGGATCTTTTCTGCCGCGTATGGATTCGGGGGCACAGCCGGCGGGATATCTTAAAAATTAG
- a CDS encoding cyclodeaminase/cyclohydrolase family protein, translated as MKFEEMTVGAFIDELASNSPAPGGGSVAALCGSLASGLTSMVGNLTVGKEKYKDNWAAMENVFKESEILRASFVKLMNDDTESFNVFMAAMKMPKDTDEQKAARRAAMAEASKTATDVPLRTLEACAVAARLACEAASFGNPNAASDAGSAALLADAAGKAASYNVRINLPGVKDEVFAAECRMRMAKALEEIAGYSAKTAAKMEEALG; from the coding sequence ATGAAATTTGAAGAAATGACAGTCGGCGCATTCATAGACGAACTAGCCTCAAACTCACCGGCCCCCGGCGGCGGCAGCGTCGCCGCGCTCTGCGGCTCGCTGGCCTCCGGCCTCACCTCGATGGTGGGTAACCTCACAGTCGGCAAGGAAAAATATAAGGACAACTGGGCGGCGATGGAGAATGTATTCAAGGAGAGCGAGATCCTGCGCGCCTCGTTTGTCAAGCTGATGAACGACGATACGGAATCCTTCAACGTCTTTATGGCGGCGATGAAGATGCCCAAAGATACGGACGAGCAGAAGGCGGCGCGCAGGGCGGCGATGGCCGAGGCCTCCAAAACTGCCACCGACGTACCGCTGCGCACCCTCGAAGCCTGCGCGGTGGCGGCGCGGCTCGCCTGCGAGGCGGCCTCTTTCGGTAATCCCAACGCGGCCAGCGACGCGGGCAGCGCGGCCCTGCTGGCCGACGCGGCGGGCAAGGCGGCCTCCTACAATGTGCGCATCAACCTTCCCGGAGTAAAGGACGAGGTCTTCGCCGCGGAATGCCGCATGAGAATGGCGAAAGCCCTCGAAGAGATCGCCGGCTATTCAGCAAAGACGGCGGCAAAGATGGAAGAGGCTCTCGGTTAG
- a CDS encoding SPL family radical SAM protein: MHSVWVKGILSAKNGMNLYRGCSHGCIYCDSRSRCYRMEHDFEDIEIKENAIELLEAALRRRRQKCMIGTGSMTDPYIPLEMETGNVRRALSLICRYGFGFTVITKSARLLRDLDLLKKINERSKCVVQMTLTTGDEELCRKIEPNVSTTNERFEALKQLREAGIPTVVWLSPILPFINDTEENISAILDYCAEARVRGVICFGMGLTLREGSREYFYSQLERHFPGMKERYADKYGDRYVVTSPNNGRLMRLFHDRCAAQGIMHDNSRIFEYLSTFEEKTFGRQLTLFD, encoded by the coding sequence ATGCACAGCGTGTGGGTGAAGGGAATATTGTCGGCGAAAAACGGGATGAATCTATACCGCGGCTGCTCTCACGGCTGTATATACTGCGATTCGCGCAGCCGCTGTTACCGCATGGAGCATGATTTTGAGGATATCGAGATCAAGGAGAACGCCATAGAGCTGCTTGAGGCGGCGCTCCGGCGCAGGAGGCAAAAATGTATGATCGGGACCGGCTCCATGACGGATCCCTATATCCCGCTGGAGATGGAGACAGGAAACGTCAGGCGCGCGCTCTCCCTGATCTGCCGGTACGGCTTTGGTTTTACCGTCATCACCAAGTCTGCCCGTCTGCTGCGTGACCTGGATCTGCTGAAGAAGATAAACGAGCGGAGCAAGTGCGTGGTGCAGATGACGCTTACCACCGGCGACGAGGAGCTTTGCCGGAAAATTGAGCCGAACGTGAGCACAACTAATGAACGCTTCGAGGCGCTCAAACAGCTGCGCGAAGCCGGGATACCAACAGTCGTTTGGCTCTCCCCCATCCTGCCGTTTATCAACGACACGGAGGAGAATATCTCCGCCATACTGGATTACTGCGCGGAGGCGCGGGTTCGCGGCGTCATTTGTTTCGGTATGGGGCTGACTTTGCGCGAGGGCAGCAGGGAGTACTTTTACAGCCAGTTGGAGCGGCATTTCCCCGGTATGAAGGAGCGGTATGCCGATAAATACGGCGACCGCTATGTGGTCACCAGCCCCAACAACGGCAGGCTTATGCGGCTGTTTCATGATAGATGCGCCGCACAAGGCATCATGCATGACAACAGCCGCATATTTGAATATTTAAGTACCTTTGAGGAAAAGACTTTCGGCAGGCAGTTAACTCTCTTCGATTAA